The following are encoded together in the Pan troglodytes isolate AG18354 chromosome 6, NHGRI_mPanTro3-v2.0_pri, whole genome shotgun sequence genome:
- the LOC747868 gene encoding protein CFAP144P1, whose amino-acid sequence MAGHPKERVVTDEVHQNQILRELYLKELRTQKLYTQYHVNPLRKVHRITRKPMSWHDNLEEPADARFLNLIHHAAQGPTKKYPEAQTENQEIGWDSEALVDPERRDHRMNHFRVYNDITLYKAKMWSLGEDDRHK is encoded by the coding sequence ATGGCGGGACACCCGAAAGAGAGGGTGGTCACAGATGAGGTCCATCAGAACCAGATCTTGCGGGAGCTGTACCTCAAAGAGTTACGAACCCAGAAACTCTACACGCAGTACCACGTGAATCCCCTGCGCAAGGTTCACAGGATTACGAGGAAGCCTATGTCTTGGCATGATAACCTGGAGGAACCCGCAGACGCCAGGTTTCTGAATCTcattcaccatgctgcccaggggCCAACGAAGAAGTACCCAGAGGCACAGACTGAAAACCAGGAAATTGGGTGGGACTCAGAAGCCTTGGTCGACCCAGAACGCCGTGACCACAGGATGAACCACTTCAGGGTCTACAATGACATCACTCTGTACAAAGCTAAAATGTGGAGCTTGGGAGAAGATGATCGCCACAAGTAG